The Halobacillus ihumii genomic sequence GGCCGAAAGAAAAGGTATGATACTGGATATGATCCATGGTATGAATATTACCACTTGCAATGGGACATCGAATGGTTGAAAGTGAATTTGTTTGAAAAACTGAAATGGACGGATCAAATTAGCCTCCCCTTTTATGAACAGGAGGATGATACACATGCTGTAGCGATCATTAATCTTCCGCTGTCTGGTGTAATCCTAATTGAGGGAGTGTTTCTTCAGCGTAAAGAGTGGAGAGATTTTTTTGATTATGTAGTGTACTTAGATTGCCCGAAGGAGATAAGGTTTTCCCGGGAAACAGAATCTGCCCAACTGGATCTAGAAAAGTTTATAAATAGGTATTGGAAAGCTGAAGATTACTATTTAAAGAGGGAGTCTCCAACAAAACAAGCCAATTTAGTTATAAGCACCTAATGTAAAATTTTCATAAGTAGGTAGCTGCAGGGTATCGAGTCATACACAGCAAAATACAATTAAACATCATAGTGAAGCCTAATAAAGTTATCAAAAAACCGCCATTCAAAATATGAATGGCGGTCTTCCTGCTGATGACCCGTACGGGATTCGAACCCGTGATACCGCCGTGAAAGGGCGGTGTCTTAACCACTTGACCAACGGGCCTTAATTATGTATAGGTAAGGCTTATGCGTGTCGCATCTGAACAAAGCCATTCAGCACTAAATAGTAGCGGCGGAGGGGATCGAACCCCCGACCTCACGGGTATGAACCGTACGCTCTAGCCAGCTGAGCTACACCGCCATATGTTCCAAAGACACAAAGGTTATAGTACACCATCCTAAAAATTATGTCAATAAAAAATAAAATTGTAAGAGTAGTCTGTTAATTTCGATAGAGAATGGTAGGGAAATTTAGAACAGGAGGGGAATCACCTGGTGTTTTTTTGTAGAATTCACGTCAGAGCACATGAAAAGCATCGAAGTTTTTGTTACGACTCTCCTGTTGTTTTGACAAAAAGCTTGTCTACCCTGTGATTAAATGAAACATAACTAAAGAAGGAGTGGTGTATTTTATGTTGGGGACGGTAATGAAACGTACTGGGCGTGGGGCAGTTTGGAAAGAATCTACTTTAAATAAGGGGCTTGAACGTGTTTCTTTTTCAATTGTTAGCTTTTTAGCTAATAAAGGTGTGTTTCATTTAGTGCTCAGCTTCCTGCTTGGACGGGCTATTATATTATCCTCCATGGCACCGTTTGGGGTTGCTTTTCTTGCGGTGATCTGGTGGTTGAAACGCCCTTTTGTGATTCCGGCTACAGTAATGATGGCGGCTGGGGCATCTACATATAGTCTAGGGCATGCTGGATTCATTCTCGGAGCATCCGCTACTTTTTTATTACTCAGTTTAATTTTAAATCGTATGAATCAACCACAGCAGCTACTTCCCTTTATGGCTATGCTCGCTAGTATAATCCCAAGAACGACAAGCCTGGCCTTTTTGGAACGCTGGCACTTATATGAGATTTTCCTCATAGCAGCTGAAGGAATACTCAGTTTTACACTTGTGCTTATCTTTATGCAGAGTCTTCCGCTATTATCACCAAGACGTTATCATCCAACTTTAAAAAATGAGGAAATCGTATGTCTCATTATCTTATTAGCTTCTGTATTAACAGGGATGATTGGGTTTGAAATCCAAGGTGTAGCCACAGTGGATGTGTTTTCCCGCTATTTAGTTATTTTGCTGGCTTACATCGCTGGTGCGGCGATTGGATCAACGGTAGGTGTCGTTACGGGGCTTGTCTTGAGCCTGGCAGCTGTCGATAATTTATATCAAATGAGTTTGCTTGCTTTTTCTGGTTTGTTAGGGGGACTTTTGAAAGAAGGAAATAAATTGGGGGTTAGTGCGGGTTTGCTCGTTAGTACGGTGTTAATGAGCTTTTATATGGGAGGAAGCCTATCTTCATCGATGTGGGCATCGGTATGTGCTATTGCATTATTTATTATGACACCTAAACAATGGGTGAAGCGGCTCTCTCGCTATGTACCGGGGACAGAGGAGCATAGTCAAGAGCAGCAGAAATACCTGCAGAAGGTTCGAGATGTGACAGCCGTTCGAGTTGGCAAATTTTCAGATGTGTTTGAAGCGCTATCCAAGAGCTTTACTCATTTAGATGGTTCGAAAGAGGAGGTAAGTCAGAATAAGGAAATTGATTATTTTCTCAGTGATGTGACGGAGAAGACGTGTCAGTCATGTTTTAAAAAAGAGAGGTGCTGGGTGAATCAGTTTGATGAGACACATCATTTAATGACGGATTTAATGATGGAGATCGATGAGAAGGAAGATCCAGGAAGGGTGATGCGTAAAAACGTAGACCAATACTGTGTAAAATCGCAAAAGCTGATTGATACGATGAAACATGAGCTATCGTTTTATCATGCAAACAAACAGTTGAAACAGCAGGTGCTAGAGAGTCGCAGATTTGTAGCGGACCAGCTTCATGGTGTTTCTGAAGTGATGAACAGTTTTGCTAAAGAAATCGTTAAGGAAAGGGAGCATCATGAGCAAAAAGAACAAATTATTCATGGAGCTCTTGAGCGAATGGGTTTTGAAATAGCAAAACTTGAAATATATACATTAGATGCAGGAAATATTGATTTGGAATTAATAATTGAAATTGATAACTACCGAGGAGAGGGGTCTAAGCTGATTGCCCCTGTTCTATCAGACATCCTTGAAGAGACTATCGTGGTTACCATGGAGGATATTTCCCCATATCCACACGGCCGCTGTCTGCTTACTTTTGGTTCGGCAAAGCATTATACGATTGAGTCAGGCGTGGCCCACGCAGCCAAAGGCGGAGGATTTATCTCTGGTGACAGTTACTCAATGATGGAATTAGGGAGAGGTAAATATGCCCTGGCCATTAGTGATGGCATGGGGAATGGCGAACGGGCTCATCAGGAGAGTATGGAGACGCTTCGTTTGTTAAAACAAATTCTACAATCAGGAATTAAAGAGTCGGTGGCTATTAAGTCGATTAATTCGATTCTAGCCCTCAGAACTAGTGATGAAATATTTTCGACACTAGATTTAGCTGTCATTGACCTTCATCAAGCCAGTTCTAAATTTATAAAAATAGGGAGTACTCCAAGTTTTATTAAACGGGGCAGGCAAATCTTTGCCGTAGAGTCTGGCAATCTCCCAATGGGAATTATTGAAGACGTCGATGTGGATACCACAAGTGAGCAGCTTAAAGCAGGGGATTTATTAATTATGGTGAGTGACGGCATCCTTGAAGGTCCAAAACACCTTGAGAATGTGGAGATTTGGTTGAAGCGAAAAATTAGAGAAATCGACCGAACAGACCCTCAGGAAGTCGCTGATTTATTACTAGAAGAGGTAATTCGCGTACAAGCGGGGGCTATTGATGATGACATGACAGTGCTCGTAGCACGAATCGATCATTATGTTCCTGAATGGTCTGCTATCCCTTTTGATAAAAAACGAGCATAGCTTTAAGTATATTTACCTTCTTTTTCGGTCAAAATGTTGACAACGAAACAGGAGGGATATGCTATGAAGCCAGGACGGCTGAAACAAATTCTATTGTTAACGGATGGATGTTCGAATTACGGAGAAGATCCAGTAGTTGTAGCTGCGCTAGCCAGGAATCAGGGGGTCACGGTCAATGTCATTGGCGTGCTTGATGATGAACAGAGGAATCATCCTCAAGGTCTTGAAGAAGTAGAATCTATTGCTGAAGCGGGCGGCGGGGTCAGTCAGATCGTCTATCAGAAAAATTTATCACAAACCGTCCAAACGGTAACGAGACAAGCCATGACACAAACGATTCAGGGGGTAGTGAACAACGAGTTGCAACAGATTTTAGGTCAGGGAAAGACGATGGAAGAGCTTCCTCCCGAACAACGAGGGGAAGTTGTAGAAGTCGTAGATGATCTGGGGGAAATGTGTGATCTTGAAGTTCTTGTTTTAGTGGATTCAAGTGCAAGTATGCACCATAAGCTTCCGACCGTCAAAGAAGCTTTATATGACTTATCACTTAGTTTGAACGCGCGAACCGGATCAAATCAGTTCAGCATTTTCACTTTCCCCGACCCTAAATCTACAATTAAGAAAATGATAGATTGGACACCAGAACTCGATGCTATCCACGGGATATTTTCTAAACTTTCAAGCGGAGGATATACTCCAACGGGTCCTGCTCTTAAAGAAGCTTTATATTCCTTTGCAAGTAATCCGGTAAGAAAAAACAGGCATGATGGAGAAGATCCTTATGAAGAAGCTGGATTTTAATTTCACCCCTGGAACTACCTTACAAGGAAAATGGCAAGGACACACCTACCGTATCCTAAAAAAGCTTGGTGAAGGAGCTTGTGGTGTCGTCTATCTCTGTAAACGAAATGGCCATACCTATGCTCTAAAGGTGGGAACAGATAGTTCTCGAATGATGCTAGAGGTGAATATGCTTAAGAAATTCAGCAAGGTCCAAGGTGTCAAACTTGGACCTTCTTTTGTGGACGTAGATGATTGGGTAACCCCTAGACGTCTCACCTATCCTTTTTACGTGATGGAGTATGTGCAGGGCCAACCGTTACCAGGATTTCTACAAGGCAAAAGTAAAGATTGGATCGCTTTAACTGCGGTGCAACTGCTAAGCGATCTTGATCATTTGCATGCAGCCGGCTATGCCTTTGGGGATCTAAAGACAGAAAACCTGCTTGTTTCCGCTTCAAGGGTGCGTTGGATTGATGTGGGTGGGGTAACCGCGTTTGGCCGAGCGATTAAAGAATTTACTGAGTTTTACGATCGTGGATATTGGGGCTATGGATCAAGAAAGTCTGAAGCACAATACGATTTATTTGCTGTGACCATGATTATGCTGGAGATGGTTTATCCAAAGCGTTTTATCAAAGGAAAAGATCCACATAAAACATTGCACCATAAACTAGCATTAGCCCAAATGCCTGATTTTTGTAAAAAGGTAATTACCGGCTGCTGGCAAGGCAAGTATCAAACAGCGAAAGAGATGAAGAAGGGGCTTGAAAAAGGGTTGATGAAAAGGACGGGCAAGCCTTCCCGAGTCTCCAGAGCAACAGCGAAGAAGTCGTCATCTGACCGGTCTGAATGGGGGGAATGGATCGCGATTTCGATTCTCGTTACGATGTTCTACGGGTTGTCATGGTTATAACTGAATGTTTTGCAGGATCGAAGTAGAGAGTGGTACGATAAGAATAGGAAAGTAGATGATTAGTCATTCTATATGTGAAGCGCTATTTAGGGCAAAAGTGAGGGGTGTTCATGCAGGTTGTTCAGTCATTCATAGAAAAACATCAACTTTTACAAGCGAATCAGACCGTCGTTGTTGCGGTCTCAGGGGGACCTGACTCCCTTGCTTTGCTTCATTATTTAAATCAGCTAAGAGCGACCATGAACCTAAGAGTCGTTGCCGTTTCAGTTGATCATGGGCTAAGGGGTGAAACTTCACTCGAAGACCTGCATCATGTTGAGAAACTAGCAGATGAATGGAATGTGGAGTTTGTTGGAACGACAGTAAATGTTCATTTGTACAAAGAACAAACAGGTGCAGGTACACAGGAAGCAGCAAGAATTCTGCGTTATCGTTTTTTTGAACAGGTGATGGATCAACTTGAAGGGGATGTCCTGGCTCTTGGCCACCACGGAGACGACCAGGCTGAAACAATGATGATGCAGATGGCACGAAGTGTTCGCCCTGAATCAGTTCGTGGAATGCCTGTCAGTAGAACTTTCTCATCGGGGGAACTTATTCGCCCATTTCTTTGTCTGGCGAAAGAAGATCTCCTGAATTATTGCTCCTTAAACAAAATAACTTATAAGTTAGACGAATCCAATCAACACACTGATTATACACGTAATGCGTTTAGAAAATACGTGATGCCTTTTTTAAAAGAACAAAACCCTCAGCTGAACAAGCATATGCAGTTAATGAGTGAACGGGCCAGAGACAATCAGCTGTATTTGAACTCCCAAGCCGAACAAGTTCTTGAGACAATGGAAATGTCTAATAAAATTGAACCTTTTGTGAAGTTTTCAATTCATCCCTTTTTAACGTTTCCACTTGCTTTACAAAGAACGGCCTTTCATCTAATATTAAACTATCTGTACGGTTACAAAAAGGAAGAAGTTTCCTACATGCACGAAGAGATATTTTTCAATCTTTTGCATGATGATAAACCTAATGCAGAATTGGATTTGCCAAATGGCTTGAAGGTAATTCGAACTTACGATGAGGTGAGGTTGACATTTAGTAAGCCGAATGAACCTGCAGCTTTCACTAAGACTTTATACATAGGGGACACCGTTGAACTTCCTGATGGTTCGATCGTCACCGCAGAGTGGACTAAGGAAGATAATGAGTTAGATTCATTTGATTTTATTTGTGATTCATATCACGTAAAACTTCCACTCATAGTACGAACGCGCGAACCCGGGGATCGAATTTCTCCAAGAGGAATGGATGGTTCCAAAAAGGTAAAAGATATCTTTATTGACCAAAAGGTGCCGGCAGACAAGCGGAAGGTCTGGCCGCTTGTGACGGATAGCGATGGTCAAATTCTATGGCTTGTTGGATTGAAAAAGGGTGGAGAATGTGTCAGAGCTGCATCTGATACAAGGCTTCGATTACAATATAAAAATAACCGAGACACGTAGGAGGAGCATGCATGCATAGTGAAATTGAGAAAATCTTAATTTCTGAAGAAGAAATTCAAGAAAAGTGCAAAGAAATGGGGGCTCAGCTGACGGAAGAATATAACGGGCGCTTTCCACTGGCTATTGGTGTTTTAAAAGGAGCCATGCCTTTTATGGGTGATCTGTTAAAAAGAGTCGAAACACATCTTGAGATGGATTTTATGGATGTTTCAAGTTACAACGGCGGCATGAGGTCTTCAGGTGAAGTTAAAATCGTGAAGGACCTTGATACCCAGGTGGAAGGAAGAGACCTGTTAATTATAGAGGACATTATTGATAGCGGACTCACATTAAGTTATTTAGTGGACTTATTTAAGTATCGTAAAGCTAAATCCATCAAAATCGTCACCCTTCTTGATAAGCCTACGGGTAGAACATCACATATCAAGGCTGATACGATCGGCTTTGACGTTCCAGATGAATTCGTTGTTGGATATGGGTTAGATTATAATGAAAAGTATCGTAACTTACCTTATATTGGCGTACTCAAACCGGAAGTTTACGGCGGCTGATGTATGTGAGGGTTGCTTTAGGTTTAGAAGTACTTCAAATAAGGGTAATTAGTTGTGTCTCTAGTTTTTTGTGTGATAGTATTTACTATAGTTTTTCTCGCTTGGAGGAGGTAGGCAATGAGCCGGATATTTCGTAATACCATATTTTATTTACTTATCTTCCTCGTAGTTATCGCCGTAGTCGGTCTATTTAGAGGTCAAGGTGAGCCGCAAGAAACGTTAAATGTGAACGAATTTTACGATAGATTGAATAATGGTGAAATCGAAGAAATGACGATGCAGCCTGTCAATGGGATCATTCGTATCACAGGACAGCTAGCTGGCAGTGAAGAAGGACAGGGAATGTTTACAGCTAAACTTCCAGCAAACGAACAAATTATTTCCAACGTGACGCAAACAGCGCAAGAACAAAGTGTGCTGAAAGTTGAAGAAGAAGAACAACCAAGTGTATGGGTGACTGTTTTAACATCCATCATTCCGTTTGTGATTATATTTATTCTGTTCATCTTCTTACTTAATCAGGCTCAGGGCGGCGGAAGTCGTGTCATGAACTTTGGTAAGAGTAAGGCGAAGATGTATAGTGAAGAAAAGAAAAAGGTGCGTTTTAAAGACGTTGCCGGTGCTGACGAGGAGAAACAGGAGCTTGTAGAAGTTGTAGACTTCCTGAAGGATCCGCGTAAATTCTCACAAGTAGGTGCCCGAATTCCTAAAGGTGTTCTTTTAGTGGGACCACCTGGTACAGGTAAGACGTTACTAGCAAGAGCTGTTGCTGGAGAAGCAGGTGTTCCATTTTTCTCTATCAGTGGTTCTGACTTCGTAGAAATGTTTGTAGGGGTCGGTGCCTCCCGTGTTCGTGATTTATTTGAAAACGCTAAGAAAAATGCTCCTTGTATTATCTTTATTGATGAAATTGACGCTGTAGGGCGTCAGCGTGGAGCTGGTCTTGGTGGAGGTCACGATGAACGTGAACAAACCTTGAACCAACTTCTTGTTGAAATGGATGGATTCGGAGCGAATGAAGGAATCATTATGATTGCTGCAACTAACCGTCCAGACATTCTTGACCCTGCATTGCTTCGTCCTGGACGTTTTGACCGTCAAATCACGGTCGACCGCCCGGATGTGAAAGGACGTCAGGCAGTACTAGGTGTGCATGCCAGAAACAAACCGCTATCAGATAATGTCGATCTTAAAACCATTGCTTTGCGGACACCAGGCTTCTCCGGAGCTGATCTAGAGAACTTATTAAATGAAGCTGCTCTAGTTGCTGCTCGTTCTGATGCGAAGAGCATTGATATGGAACATGTCGATGAAGCGATTGACCGAGTGATTGCCGGTCCAGCTAAGAAGAGCCGTGTTATTTCTGAAAAAGAACGTAATATTGTGGCACACCATGAAAGTGGTCATACAGTGATTGGTATGGTTCTTGATGATGCAGATATGGTTCATAAGGTAACAATCGTTCCTCGAGGCCAAGCAGGCGGATATGCTGTTATGTTACCTCGTGAAGACCGCTACTTTATGACAAAACCTGAATTACTTGATAAAATTACTGGCTTATTAGGCGGCCGCGTAGCTGAGGAAGTTATGTTTGGTGAAGTATCAACAGGCGCACACAACGACTTCCAACGTGCTACAAGCATTGCCCGTAAGATGGTTACAGAATACGGGATGAGTGAAAAGCTTGGACCGCTTCAATTCGGATCCAACTCAGGCGGACAGGTATTCCTTGGCCGTGACATCCAAAATGAACAGAATTATAGTGATCAAATTGCTTATGATATTGATACAGAAGTTCAAAACTTCATTAATCACAGTTACGATCGTGCTAAGACGATCCTAACAGACAATAAAGATAAGCTTGAATTGATTGCAGGTACTCTGTTAGATGTTGAGACATTGGATTCTACTCAGATTAAATCTTTATTCGAAAAAGGCCGATTGCCTACCGATGAAGAATTAGAAGAAATTGCAATTAAGAACAATAAACAGCTCAAGGCTAATCAAGAAGAGCAAAGAGAAATTGATGAAAAGCAAGAAAAGAACATGCAAGTTAATGTGCAGTCTAAAGAGGAAAAAGAAACTCGAACCACTTCTGAAAAAGAAAAGGAAGATAATGAATCTTCAGAGTCATCTCAGGATCAGCAAGATCCGAATCAAAGTTCTGATGATGATAAGAAACAATAATACACAAACCGTGTTCTCCTTTTATGGGGGAATACGGTTTTTTATTGTGATGAGGATATAAACCCAGTTGTTTGAGCGAGGCACTTTCTGGTTTCATATGGTATGATGGTAGCCGAAGGAATTGAACCGGGAGGCTAGTCGTATGAATTTTGTACTCGATGTGGGAAACACCAACACAGTGCTCGGAGTATTCGAAGAAGAGCAGCTGAAGTACCAGTGGCGTATAAAAACAGACAGACATAAAACAGAAGATGAGTATGGCATGCTGATTAAATCATTATTTGACCATGAGGGCTTAACGTTTGAAGATATGGATGGAGTGATCATTTCTTCTGTAGTTCCGCCCATAATGTTTGCTCTTGATCGAATGTCTCGTTATTATTTCAAGAAACAGCCGATGATTATTGGAGAACATGAAGTAGACCACGGATTAGCTATGAAGTACCCAAATCCGGCTGAAATAGGAGCAGACCGCATTGTTAATGCAGTCGGCGCTATTGAAGATTATGATACCCCATTGATCATTATTGATTTTGGAACAGCGACAACGTATTGTTATGTTAATGAGAATGAAGAATATGTAGGCGGGGCAATCGCGCCGGGCATCAATATTTCAATGGAAGCTCTCTATGCAAAAGCAGCTAAACTTCCTAAAATTGAAATTAAAGGTCCCTCAGAGGTGATCGGTCAATCGACTGTCGAGGCCATGCAATCCGGTGTTTTTTATGGCTATGTAGGACAGGTGGATGAGGTGGTACGTCGTATGAAAGAAACTTCGTCCAAAACACCTACAGTGATCGCTACAGGGGGACTGGCTTCCTTAATTGCTGATGAATCACGTACCATAGATTGCGTCGACCCTTTTTTAACCTTAAAGGGGCTTCATAAAATTTATCAAAACAACAAAGATAAACTTGCTTTTAAAGGAGAAGGATGAGTAATGGCAGATTATTTAGTTCGCGCAATGGGATATAACGGACAAGTTCGTGCCTATGCTGTTCAGTCAACCGAAACTGTAGAAGAAGCACGTCGGAGGCAGGATTCATGGGCGACAGCCTCAGCTGCATTAGGTCGGACACTTACCATAAGTGCCATGATGGGTGTTATGCTGAAGGGTGAAGATAAACTGACGATTAAGGTTGAAGGGGATGGCCCGGTTGGGGCTATCATTGCTGATGCTAATTCCAAAGGGGAAGTAAGAGGTTACTTGAAAAATCCTCACGTAGATTTTGACCTCAATAGCAAAGGGAAACTAGATGTAGCCCGAGCTGTAGGAACTACAGGGACATTAAGCGTTGTAAAGGACCTTGGCATGAGGGATCATTTTACGGGTCAAGTACCTATTGTTTCTGGTGAGATCGGTGATGACTTCACTTATTATTTTGCTAACTCTGAGCAGGTTCCATCTGCTGTAGGTGCAGGGGTCCTCGTTAACACGGACCATTCAATCTTAGCCTCTGGTGGTTTTATTATTCAGATGATGCCAGGTGCCGATGAACAGACGACGGCAGCAATTGAAGAGAGACTCAGTCAAATAGCTCCCATTTCAACGATGATTCGTGAAGGGAAGTCTCCAGAAGAGATCCTGCATGCCTTGCTTGGGCAAGAGCATCTTCAGGTGTTAGATACAATGCCGGTGTCCTTCTCCTGTCAATGTTCAAGGGAACGTGTTGAAATGGCAATTTCAAGCCTTGGAGATGAAGAAATTGATCGTATGATTGAAGAAGATCAAGGCGCGGAAGCGAAATGTCACTTTTGCAATGAAGCGTATCAATTTGATGAAAAGGACTTGAAAGAGTTACAATCAGGAAGTTCACAATAACTAATGTTAACTACCGAAAAGCGAAACAGTATTAGGCTGTTTCGCTTTTCTTTGAGTAGAGATGACAATAGATTGAAATGTTTGACAACTGACGTTCAGTTACGTACA encodes the following:
- a CDS encoding kinase, with the translated sequence MDLSTIVLEEGKRLVVGIDGLSRSGKTTFSKKLVENLRKKAIPVYVLHLDDHIEGRKKRYDTGYDPWYEYYHLQWDIEWLKVNLFEKLKWTDQISLPFYEQEDDTHAVAIINLPLSGVILIEGVFLQRKEWRDFFDYVVYLDCPKEIRFSRETESAQLDLEKFINRYWKAEDYYLKRESPTKQANLVIST
- the spoIIE gene encoding stage II sporulation protein E, which encodes MLGTVMKRTGRGAVWKESTLNKGLERVSFSIVSFLANKGVFHLVLSFLLGRAIILSSMAPFGVAFLAVIWWLKRPFVIPATVMMAAGASTYSLGHAGFILGASATFLLLSLILNRMNQPQQLLPFMAMLASIIPRTTSLAFLERWHLYEIFLIAAEGILSFTLVLIFMQSLPLLSPRRYHPTLKNEEIVCLIILLASVLTGMIGFEIQGVATVDVFSRYLVILLAYIAGAAIGSTVGVVTGLVLSLAAVDNLYQMSLLAFSGLLGGLLKEGNKLGVSAGLLVSTVLMSFYMGGSLSSSMWASVCAIALFIMTPKQWVKRLSRYVPGTEEHSQEQQKYLQKVRDVTAVRVGKFSDVFEALSKSFTHLDGSKEEVSQNKEIDYFLSDVTEKTCQSCFKKERCWVNQFDETHHLMTDLMMEIDEKEDPGRVMRKNVDQYCVKSQKLIDTMKHELSFYHANKQLKQQVLESRRFVADQLHGVSEVMNSFAKEIVKEREHHEQKEQIIHGALERMGFEIAKLEIYTLDAGNIDLELIIEIDNYRGEGSKLIAPVLSDILEETIVVTMEDISPYPHGRCLLTFGSAKHYTIESGVAHAAKGGGFISGDSYSMMELGRGKYALAISDGMGNGERAHQESMETLRLLKQILQSGIKESVAIKSINSILALRTSDEIFSTLDLAVIDLHQASSKFIKIGSTPSFIKRGRQIFAVESGNLPMGIIEDVDVDTTSEQLKAGDLLIMVSDGILEGPKHLENVEIWLKRKIREIDRTDPQEVADLLLEEVIRVQAGAIDDDMTVLVARIDHYVPEWSAIPFDKKRA
- a CDS encoding vWA domain-containing protein, whose product is MLTTKQEGYAMKPGRLKQILLLTDGCSNYGEDPVVVAALARNQGVTVNVIGVLDDEQRNHPQGLEEVESIAEAGGGVSQIVYQKNLSQTVQTVTRQAMTQTIQGVVNNELQQILGQGKTMEELPPEQRGEVVEVVDDLGEMCDLEVLVLVDSSASMHHKLPTVKEALYDLSLSLNARTGSNQFSIFTFPDPKSTIKKMIDWTPELDAIHGIFSKLSSGGYTPTGPALKEALYSFASNPVRKNRHDGEDPYEEAGF
- a CDS encoding serine/threonine protein kinase, coding for MKKLDFNFTPGTTLQGKWQGHTYRILKKLGEGACGVVYLCKRNGHTYALKVGTDSSRMMLEVNMLKKFSKVQGVKLGPSFVDVDDWVTPRRLTYPFYVMEYVQGQPLPGFLQGKSKDWIALTAVQLLSDLDHLHAAGYAFGDLKTENLLVSASRVRWIDVGGVTAFGRAIKEFTEFYDRGYWGYGSRKSEAQYDLFAVTMIMLEMVYPKRFIKGKDPHKTLHHKLALAQMPDFCKKVITGCWQGKYQTAKEMKKGLEKGLMKRTGKPSRVSRATAKKSSSDRSEWGEWIAISILVTMFYGLSWL
- the tilS gene encoding tRNA lysidine(34) synthetase TilS — encoded protein: MQVVQSFIEKHQLLQANQTVVVAVSGGPDSLALLHYLNQLRATMNLRVVAVSVDHGLRGETSLEDLHHVEKLADEWNVEFVGTTVNVHLYKEQTGAGTQEAARILRYRFFEQVMDQLEGDVLALGHHGDDQAETMMMQMARSVRPESVRGMPVSRTFSSGELIRPFLCLAKEDLLNYCSLNKITYKLDESNQHTDYTRNAFRKYVMPFLKEQNPQLNKHMQLMSERARDNQLYLNSQAEQVLETMEMSNKIEPFVKFSIHPFLTFPLALQRTAFHLILNYLYGYKKEEVSYMHEEIFFNLLHDDKPNAELDLPNGLKVIRTYDEVRLTFSKPNEPAAFTKTLYIGDTVELPDGSIVTAEWTKEDNELDSFDFICDSYHVKLPLIVRTREPGDRISPRGMDGSKKVKDIFIDQKVPADKRKVWPLVTDSDGQILWLVGLKKGGECVRAASDTRLRLQYKNNRDT
- the hpt gene encoding hypoxanthine phosphoribosyltransferase — its product is MHSEIEKILISEEEIQEKCKEMGAQLTEEYNGRFPLAIGVLKGAMPFMGDLLKRVETHLEMDFMDVSSYNGGMRSSGEVKIVKDLDTQVEGRDLLIIEDIIDSGLTLSYLVDLFKYRKAKSIKIVTLLDKPTGRTSHIKADTIGFDVPDEFVVGYGLDYNEKYRNLPYIGVLKPEVYGG
- the ftsH gene encoding ATP-dependent zinc metalloprotease FtsH, giving the protein MSRIFRNTIFYLLIFLVVIAVVGLFRGQGEPQETLNVNEFYDRLNNGEIEEMTMQPVNGIIRITGQLAGSEEGQGMFTAKLPANEQIISNVTQTAQEQSVLKVEEEEQPSVWVTVLTSIIPFVIIFILFIFLLNQAQGGGSRVMNFGKSKAKMYSEEKKKVRFKDVAGADEEKQELVEVVDFLKDPRKFSQVGARIPKGVLLVGPPGTGKTLLARAVAGEAGVPFFSISGSDFVEMFVGVGASRVRDLFENAKKNAPCIIFIDEIDAVGRQRGAGLGGGHDEREQTLNQLLVEMDGFGANEGIIMIAATNRPDILDPALLRPGRFDRQITVDRPDVKGRQAVLGVHARNKPLSDNVDLKTIALRTPGFSGADLENLLNEAALVAARSDAKSIDMEHVDEAIDRVIAGPAKKSRVISEKERNIVAHHESGHTVIGMVLDDADMVHKVTIVPRGQAGGYAVMLPREDRYFMTKPELLDKITGLLGGRVAEEVMFGEVSTGAHNDFQRATSIARKMVTEYGMSEKLGPLQFGSNSGGQVFLGRDIQNEQNYSDQIAYDIDTEVQNFINHSYDRAKTILTDNKDKLELIAGTLLDVETLDSTQIKSLFEKGRLPTDEELEEIAIKNNKQLKANQEEQREIDEKQEKNMQVNVQSKEEKETRTTSEKEKEDNESSESSQDQQDPNQSSDDDKKQ
- a CDS encoding type III pantothenate kinase yields the protein MNFVLDVGNTNTVLGVFEEEQLKYQWRIKTDRHKTEDEYGMLIKSLFDHEGLTFEDMDGVIISSVVPPIMFALDRMSRYYFKKQPMIIGEHEVDHGLAMKYPNPAEIGADRIVNAVGAIEDYDTPLIIIDFGTATTYCYVNENEEYVGGAIAPGINISMEALYAKAAKLPKIEIKGPSEVIGQSTVEAMQSGVFYGYVGQVDEVVRRMKETSSKTPTVIATGGLASLIADESRTIDCVDPFLTLKGLHKIYQNNKDKLAFKGEG
- the hslO gene encoding Hsp33 family molecular chaperone HslO, yielding MADYLVRAMGYNGQVRAYAVQSTETVEEARRRQDSWATASAALGRTLTISAMMGVMLKGEDKLTIKVEGDGPVGAIIADANSKGEVRGYLKNPHVDFDLNSKGKLDVARAVGTTGTLSVVKDLGMRDHFTGQVPIVSGEIGDDFTYYFANSEQVPSAVGAGVLVNTDHSILASGGFIIQMMPGADEQTTAAIEERLSQIAPISTMIREGKSPEEILHALLGQEHLQVLDTMPVSFSCQCSRERVEMAISSLGDEEIDRMIEEDQGAEAKCHFCNEAYQFDEKDLKELQSGSSQ